One genomic region from Osmerus mordax isolate fOsmMor3 chromosome 4, fOsmMor3.pri, whole genome shotgun sequence encodes:
- the dapk2b gene encoding death-associated protein kinase 2 isoform X1 — MFMRKSTSMRTLGMDVFKQQKVEDFYEIGQELGSGQFAIVKRVKEKSTGLEFAAKCIKKRQSRGSRRGVRREEIEREVDILRQLQHPNIITLHDVYETRSDVVLILELVSGGELFDFLAQKESLSEEEATQFIKQILDGVQYLHSKRIAHFDLKPENIMLLDKNVPLPRIKLIDFGLAHKIEAGADFKNIFGTPEFVAPEIVNYEPLGLEADMWSIGVITYILLSGASPFLGDSKQETLGNISATNYEFDEEFFSSTSELAKSFIRQLLEKDTSCYLPCRKRMTIQDALNHPWIKISIHGTSSHSMFLHSPCLKSQGHVDESSVLETMKKMEPQQLKTKHLKEYTINFHTSMSPNNTYVNFERFAHMVEEVSLMENGLTGVTGAHQSLQGDVDTLLSIYTKKEALYKEEGENARKQLSQVCYEFRKVEASRRLLQEDLLAVDASLESISGRYVQKQNRLSTLRQELTTELHWLQELMRSLNHEGTGSLPDSLNKDIKHALTELINQSCGGELGPEANQDIKEFN, encoded by the exons ATGTTTATGAGGAAATCTACATCAATGAGGACATTAGGCATGGATGTATTCAAGCAACAGAAAGTGGAGGATTTCTATGAAATTGGTCAAGAGTTGGGGAG CGGGCAATTTGCCATTGTCAAACGTGTCAAGGAGAAGAGCACAGGCCTGGAGTTTGCTGCAAAATGTATTAAGAAGCGCCAGAGCCGAGGCAGCAGGCGGGgagtgagaagggaggagattgagagagaggtggatatTCTGCGGCAGCTCCAACACCCCAACATCATCACCCTGCATGACGTGTATGAGACCCGCTCTGACGTTGTGCTCATTCTGGAGCT GGTGTCAGGGGGAGAGCTCTTTGATTTCTTGGCCCAGAAGGAATCCCTGAGTGAAGAGGAGGCCACCCAGTTCATTAAACAGATCTTAGATGGAGTCCAATACCTTCACTCTAAGAGGATCGCACACTTTGATCTCAAG CCAGAAAACATAATGCTATTGGACAAGAACGTTCCACTCCCCCGAATCAAGCTGATCGATTTTGGTCTTGCTCATAAAATTGAAGCTGGGGCGgacttcaaaaatatttttgggacGCCCGAATTTGTTG CTCCAGAGATAGTCAACTATGAGCCACTGGGATTAGAGGCCGACATGTG GAGCATCGGAGTCATCACATATATACT TTTGAGTGGGGCATCACCTTTCCTTGGCGATTCGAAACAGGAAACCCTTGGAAACATCTCAGCCACAAATTATGAATTTGACGAGGAGTTTTTCAGTAGTACCAGTGAGCTTGCTAAGAGCTTCATCCGCCAGCTTCTGGAGAAGGACACAAG TTGTTACTTGCCTTGCAGAAAAAGAATGACTATCCAAGATGCTCTTAACCATCCCTGGATAAAA ATTTCCATCCATGGGACAAGTTCTCATTCCAtgttcctccactccccctgtcTGAAGTCACAAGGCCATGTGGATGAGAGCTCTGTCCTTGAAACCATGAAAAAGATGGAGCCTCAGCAACTGAAGACCAAGCATCTAAAAGAGTACACCATTAATTTTCACACCAGCATGTCCCCAAACAACACCTACGTCAACTTTGAGCGCTTTGCCCATATGGTAGAGGAGGTTTCCCTTATGGAAAATGGCCTGACAGGGGTGACCGGAGCCCACCAGAGTCTGCAGGGGGACGttgacaccctcctctccatctacaCCAAGAAGGAGGCCTTGTACAAGGAGGAGGGCGAAAATGCAAGGAAGCAACTCTCACAGGTGTGCTATGAGTTCCGAAAGGTGGAGGCCTCCAGGAGGCTACTGCAGGAGGACCTGCTGGCAGTGGACGCCAGCCTGGAGAGCATCAGTGGGAGGTACGTCCAGAAGCAGAACCGCCTCAGCACCCTGAGGCAAGAGCTGACCACAGAGCTCCACTGGCTGCAGGAGCTGATGAGGTCCCTAAACCACGAAGGGACTGGCAGCCTGCCTGACAGTCTCAACAAAGACATCAAACATGCTCTGACAGAGCTGATCAACCAGTCCTGCGGAGGAGAACTGGGTCCTGAGGCCAATCAGGACATAAAAGAGTTTAACTAA
- the dapk2b gene encoding death-associated protein kinase 2 isoform X6, with product MFMRKSTSMRTLGMDVFKQQKVEDFYEIGQELGSGQFAIVKRVKEKSTGLEFAAKCIKKRQSRGSRRGVRREEIEREVDILRQLQHPNIITLHDVYETRSDVVLILELVSGGELFDFLAQKESLSEEEATQFIKQILDGVQYLHSKRIAHFDLKPENIMLLDKNVPLPRIKLIDFGLAHKIEAGADFKNIFGTPEFVAPEIVNYEPLGLEADMWSIGVITYILLSGASPFLGDSKQETLGNISATNYEFDEEFFSSTSELAKSFIRQLLEKDTRKRMTIQDALNHPWIKPLNPRQALVRRLSVVNLENFRRLYARRRWKLTFRIVSLCNHLTRMMKKGHPKLPDQHERACESDQEEDFIKRKPRTRKRSSTS from the exons ATGTTTATGAGGAAATCTACATCAATGAGGACATTAGGCATGGATGTATTCAAGCAACAGAAAGTGGAGGATTTCTATGAAATTGGTCAAGAGTTGGGGAG CGGGCAATTTGCCATTGTCAAACGTGTCAAGGAGAAGAGCACAGGCCTGGAGTTTGCTGCAAAATGTATTAAGAAGCGCCAGAGCCGAGGCAGCAGGCGGGgagtgagaagggaggagattgagagagaggtggatatTCTGCGGCAGCTCCAACACCCCAACATCATCACCCTGCATGACGTGTATGAGACCCGCTCTGACGTTGTGCTCATTCTGGAGCT GGTGTCAGGGGGAGAGCTCTTTGATTTCTTGGCCCAGAAGGAATCCCTGAGTGAAGAGGAGGCCACCCAGTTCATTAAACAGATCTTAGATGGAGTCCAATACCTTCACTCTAAGAGGATCGCACACTTTGATCTCAAG CCAGAAAACATAATGCTATTGGACAAGAACGTTCCACTCCCCCGAATCAAGCTGATCGATTTTGGTCTTGCTCATAAAATTGAAGCTGGGGCGgacttcaaaaatatttttgggacGCCCGAATTTGTTG CTCCAGAGATAGTCAACTATGAGCCACTGGGATTAGAGGCCGACATGTG GAGCATCGGAGTCATCACATATATACT TTTGAGTGGGGCATCACCTTTCCTTGGCGATTCGAAACAGGAAACCCTTGGAAACATCTCAGCCACAAATTATGAATTTGACGAGGAGTTTTTCAGTAGTACCAGTGAGCTTGCTAAGAGCTTCATCCGCCAGCTTCTGGAGAAGGACACAAG AAAAAGAATGACTATCCAAGATGCTCTTAACCATCCCTGGATAAAA CCGTTAAACCCCAGACAGGCCTTGGTGAGGAGGTTATCTGTGGTCAACCTGGAAAACTTCAGGAGACTGTATGCCAGACGCAGGTGGAAG CTGACATTCAGGATTGTGTCCCTGTGCAACCACTTAACACGCATGATGAAGAAGGGCCATCCCAAGCTGCCTGACCAGCATGAG AGGGCTTGTGAAAGTGACCAAGAGGAAGACTTCATAAAGAGAAAACCCAGAACAAGAAAAAGAAGCAGCACTTCCTGA
- the dapk2b gene encoding death-associated protein kinase 2 isoform X5: MFMRKSTSMRTLGMDVFKQQKVEDFYEIGQELGSGQFAIVKRVKEKSTGLEFAAKCIKKRQSRGSRRGVRREEIEREVDILRQLQHPNIITLHDVYETRSDVVLILELVSGGELFDFLAQKESLSEEEATQFIKQILDGVQYLHSKRIAHFDLKPENIMLLDKNVPLPRIKLIDFGLAHKIEAGADFKNIFGTPEFVAPEIVNYEPLGLEADMWSIGVITYILLSGASPFLGDSKQETLGNISATNYEFDEEFFSSTSELAKSFIRQLLEKDTSCYLPCRKRMTIQDALNHPWIKPLNPRQALVRRLSVVNLENFRRLYARRRWKLTFRIVSLCNHLTRMMKKGHPKLPDQHERACESDQEEDFIKRKPRTRKRSSTS, encoded by the exons ATGTTTATGAGGAAATCTACATCAATGAGGACATTAGGCATGGATGTATTCAAGCAACAGAAAGTGGAGGATTTCTATGAAATTGGTCAAGAGTTGGGGAG CGGGCAATTTGCCATTGTCAAACGTGTCAAGGAGAAGAGCACAGGCCTGGAGTTTGCTGCAAAATGTATTAAGAAGCGCCAGAGCCGAGGCAGCAGGCGGGgagtgagaagggaggagattgagagagaggtggatatTCTGCGGCAGCTCCAACACCCCAACATCATCACCCTGCATGACGTGTATGAGACCCGCTCTGACGTTGTGCTCATTCTGGAGCT GGTGTCAGGGGGAGAGCTCTTTGATTTCTTGGCCCAGAAGGAATCCCTGAGTGAAGAGGAGGCCACCCAGTTCATTAAACAGATCTTAGATGGAGTCCAATACCTTCACTCTAAGAGGATCGCACACTTTGATCTCAAG CCAGAAAACATAATGCTATTGGACAAGAACGTTCCACTCCCCCGAATCAAGCTGATCGATTTTGGTCTTGCTCATAAAATTGAAGCTGGGGCGgacttcaaaaatatttttgggacGCCCGAATTTGTTG CTCCAGAGATAGTCAACTATGAGCCACTGGGATTAGAGGCCGACATGTG GAGCATCGGAGTCATCACATATATACT TTTGAGTGGGGCATCACCTTTCCTTGGCGATTCGAAACAGGAAACCCTTGGAAACATCTCAGCCACAAATTATGAATTTGACGAGGAGTTTTTCAGTAGTACCAGTGAGCTTGCTAAGAGCTTCATCCGCCAGCTTCTGGAGAAGGACACAAG TTGTTACTTGCCTTGCAGAAAAAGAATGACTATCCAAGATGCTCTTAACCATCCCTGGATAAAA CCGTTAAACCCCAGACAGGCCTTGGTGAGGAGGTTATCTGTGGTCAACCTGGAAAACTTCAGGAGACTGTATGCCAGACGCAGGTGGAAG CTGACATTCAGGATTGTGTCCCTGTGCAACCACTTAACACGCATGATGAAGAAGGGCCATCCCAAGCTGCCTGACCAGCATGAG AGGGCTTGTGAAAGTGACCAAGAGGAAGACTTCATAAAGAGAAAACCCAGAACAAGAAAAAGAAGCAGCACTTCCTGA
- the dapk2b gene encoding death-associated protein kinase 2 isoform X2, translating into MFMRKSTSMRTLGMDVFKQQKVEDFYEIGQELGSGQFAIVKRVKEKSTGLEFAAKCIKKRQSRGSRRGVRREEIEREVDILRQLQHPNIITLHDVYETRSDVVLILELVSGGELFDFLAQKESLSEEEATQFIKQILDGVQYLHSKRIAHFDLKPENIMLLDKNVPLPRIKLIDFGLAHKIEAGADFKNIFGTPEFVAPEIVNYEPLGLEADMWSIGVITYILLSGASPFLGDSKQETLGNISATNYEFDEEFFSSTSELAKSFIRQLLEKDTRKRMTIQDALNHPWIKISIHGTSSHSMFLHSPCLKSQGHVDESSVLETMKKMEPQQLKTKHLKEYTINFHTSMSPNNTYVNFERFAHMVEEVSLMENGLTGVTGAHQSLQGDVDTLLSIYTKKEALYKEEGENARKQLSQVCYEFRKVEASRRLLQEDLLAVDASLESISGRYVQKQNRLSTLRQELTTELHWLQELMRSLNHEGTGSLPDSLNKDIKHALTELINQSCGGELGPEANQDIKEFN; encoded by the exons ATGTTTATGAGGAAATCTACATCAATGAGGACATTAGGCATGGATGTATTCAAGCAACAGAAAGTGGAGGATTTCTATGAAATTGGTCAAGAGTTGGGGAG CGGGCAATTTGCCATTGTCAAACGTGTCAAGGAGAAGAGCACAGGCCTGGAGTTTGCTGCAAAATGTATTAAGAAGCGCCAGAGCCGAGGCAGCAGGCGGGgagtgagaagggaggagattgagagagaggtggatatTCTGCGGCAGCTCCAACACCCCAACATCATCACCCTGCATGACGTGTATGAGACCCGCTCTGACGTTGTGCTCATTCTGGAGCT GGTGTCAGGGGGAGAGCTCTTTGATTTCTTGGCCCAGAAGGAATCCCTGAGTGAAGAGGAGGCCACCCAGTTCATTAAACAGATCTTAGATGGAGTCCAATACCTTCACTCTAAGAGGATCGCACACTTTGATCTCAAG CCAGAAAACATAATGCTATTGGACAAGAACGTTCCACTCCCCCGAATCAAGCTGATCGATTTTGGTCTTGCTCATAAAATTGAAGCTGGGGCGgacttcaaaaatatttttgggacGCCCGAATTTGTTG CTCCAGAGATAGTCAACTATGAGCCACTGGGATTAGAGGCCGACATGTG GAGCATCGGAGTCATCACATATATACT TTTGAGTGGGGCATCACCTTTCCTTGGCGATTCGAAACAGGAAACCCTTGGAAACATCTCAGCCACAAATTATGAATTTGACGAGGAGTTTTTCAGTAGTACCAGTGAGCTTGCTAAGAGCTTCATCCGCCAGCTTCTGGAGAAGGACACAAG AAAAAGAATGACTATCCAAGATGCTCTTAACCATCCCTGGATAAAA ATTTCCATCCATGGGACAAGTTCTCATTCCAtgttcctccactccccctgtcTGAAGTCACAAGGCCATGTGGATGAGAGCTCTGTCCTTGAAACCATGAAAAAGATGGAGCCTCAGCAACTGAAGACCAAGCATCTAAAAGAGTACACCATTAATTTTCACACCAGCATGTCCCCAAACAACACCTACGTCAACTTTGAGCGCTTTGCCCATATGGTAGAGGAGGTTTCCCTTATGGAAAATGGCCTGACAGGGGTGACCGGAGCCCACCAGAGTCTGCAGGGGGACGttgacaccctcctctccatctacaCCAAGAAGGAGGCCTTGTACAAGGAGGAGGGCGAAAATGCAAGGAAGCAACTCTCACAGGTGTGCTATGAGTTCCGAAAGGTGGAGGCCTCCAGGAGGCTACTGCAGGAGGACCTGCTGGCAGTGGACGCCAGCCTGGAGAGCATCAGTGGGAGGTACGTCCAGAAGCAGAACCGCCTCAGCACCCTGAGGCAAGAGCTGACCACAGAGCTCCACTGGCTGCAGGAGCTGATGAGGTCCCTAAACCACGAAGGGACTGGCAGCCTGCCTGACAGTCTCAACAAAGACATCAAACATGCTCTGACAGAGCTGATCAACCAGTCCTGCGGAGGAGAACTGGGTCCTGAGGCCAATCAGGACATAAAAGAGTTTAACTAA
- the dapk2b gene encoding death-associated protein kinase 2 isoform X4, producing MFMRKSTSMRTLGMDVFKQQKVEDFYEIGQELGSGQFAIVKRVKEKSTGLEFAAKCIKKRQSRGSRRGVRREEIEREVDILRQLQHPNIITLHDVYETRSDVVLILELVSGGELFDFLAQKESLSEEEATQFIKQILDGVQYLHSKRIAHFDLKPENIMLLDKNVPLPRIKLIDFGLAHKIEAGADFKNIFGTPEFVAPEIVNYEPLGLEADMWSIGVITYILLSGASPFLGDSKQETLGNISATNYEFDEEFFSSTSELAKSFIRQLLEKDTRKRMTIQDALNHPWIKSQGHVDESSVLETMKKMEPQQLKTKHLKEYTINFHTSMSPNNTYVNFERFAHMVEEVSLMENGLTGVTGAHQSLQGDVDTLLSIYTKKEALYKEEGENARKQLSQVCYEFRKVEASRRLLQEDLLAVDASLESISGRYVQKQNRLSTLRQELTTELHWLQELMRSLNHEGTGSLPDSLNKDIKHALTELINQSCGGELGPEANQDIKEFN from the exons ATGTTTATGAGGAAATCTACATCAATGAGGACATTAGGCATGGATGTATTCAAGCAACAGAAAGTGGAGGATTTCTATGAAATTGGTCAAGAGTTGGGGAG CGGGCAATTTGCCATTGTCAAACGTGTCAAGGAGAAGAGCACAGGCCTGGAGTTTGCTGCAAAATGTATTAAGAAGCGCCAGAGCCGAGGCAGCAGGCGGGgagtgagaagggaggagattgagagagaggtggatatTCTGCGGCAGCTCCAACACCCCAACATCATCACCCTGCATGACGTGTATGAGACCCGCTCTGACGTTGTGCTCATTCTGGAGCT GGTGTCAGGGGGAGAGCTCTTTGATTTCTTGGCCCAGAAGGAATCCCTGAGTGAAGAGGAGGCCACCCAGTTCATTAAACAGATCTTAGATGGAGTCCAATACCTTCACTCTAAGAGGATCGCACACTTTGATCTCAAG CCAGAAAACATAATGCTATTGGACAAGAACGTTCCACTCCCCCGAATCAAGCTGATCGATTTTGGTCTTGCTCATAAAATTGAAGCTGGGGCGgacttcaaaaatatttttgggacGCCCGAATTTGTTG CTCCAGAGATAGTCAACTATGAGCCACTGGGATTAGAGGCCGACATGTG GAGCATCGGAGTCATCACATATATACT TTTGAGTGGGGCATCACCTTTCCTTGGCGATTCGAAACAGGAAACCCTTGGAAACATCTCAGCCACAAATTATGAATTTGACGAGGAGTTTTTCAGTAGTACCAGTGAGCTTGCTAAGAGCTTCATCCGCCAGCTTCTGGAGAAGGACACAAG AAAAAGAATGACTATCCAAGATGCTCTTAACCATCCCTGGATAAAA TCACAAGGCCATGTGGATGAGAGCTCTGTCCTTGAAACCATGAAAAAGATGGAGCCTCAGCAACTGAAGACCAAGCATCTAAAAGAGTACACCATTAATTTTCACACCAGCATGTCCCCAAACAACACCTACGTCAACTTTGAGCGCTTTGCCCATATGGTAGAGGAGGTTTCCCTTATGGAAAATGGCCTGACAGGGGTGACCGGAGCCCACCAGAGTCTGCAGGGGGACGttgacaccctcctctccatctacaCCAAGAAGGAGGCCTTGTACAAGGAGGAGGGCGAAAATGCAAGGAAGCAACTCTCACAGGTGTGCTATGAGTTCCGAAAGGTGGAGGCCTCCAGGAGGCTACTGCAGGAGGACCTGCTGGCAGTGGACGCCAGCCTGGAGAGCATCAGTGGGAGGTACGTCCAGAAGCAGAACCGCCTCAGCACCCTGAGGCAAGAGCTGACCACAGAGCTCCACTGGCTGCAGGAGCTGATGAGGTCCCTAAACCACGAAGGGACTGGCAGCCTGCCTGACAGTCTCAACAAAGACATCAAACATGCTCTGACAGAGCTGATCAACCAGTCCTGCGGAGGAGAACTGGGTCCTGAGGCCAATCAGGACATAAAAGAGTTTAACTAA
- the dapk2b gene encoding death-associated protein kinase 2 isoform X3 → MFMRKSTSMRTLGMDVFKQQKVEDFYEIGQELGSGQFAIVKRVKEKSTGLEFAAKCIKKRQSRGSRRGVRREEIEREVDILRQLQHPNIITLHDVYETRSDVVLILELVSGGELFDFLAQKESLSEEEATQFIKQILDGVQYLHSKRIAHFDLKPENIMLLDKNVPLPRIKLIDFGLAHKIEAGADFKNIFGTPEFVAPEIVNYEPLGLEADMWSIGVITYILLSGASPFLGDSKQETLGNISATNYEFDEEFFSSTSELAKSFIRQLLEKDTSCYLPCRKRMTIQDALNHPWIKSQGHVDESSVLETMKKMEPQQLKTKHLKEYTINFHTSMSPNNTYVNFERFAHMVEEVSLMENGLTGVTGAHQSLQGDVDTLLSIYTKKEALYKEEGENARKQLSQVCYEFRKVEASRRLLQEDLLAVDASLESISGRYVQKQNRLSTLRQELTTELHWLQELMRSLNHEGTGSLPDSLNKDIKHALTELINQSCGGELGPEANQDIKEFN, encoded by the exons ATGTTTATGAGGAAATCTACATCAATGAGGACATTAGGCATGGATGTATTCAAGCAACAGAAAGTGGAGGATTTCTATGAAATTGGTCAAGAGTTGGGGAG CGGGCAATTTGCCATTGTCAAACGTGTCAAGGAGAAGAGCACAGGCCTGGAGTTTGCTGCAAAATGTATTAAGAAGCGCCAGAGCCGAGGCAGCAGGCGGGgagtgagaagggaggagattgagagagaggtggatatTCTGCGGCAGCTCCAACACCCCAACATCATCACCCTGCATGACGTGTATGAGACCCGCTCTGACGTTGTGCTCATTCTGGAGCT GGTGTCAGGGGGAGAGCTCTTTGATTTCTTGGCCCAGAAGGAATCCCTGAGTGAAGAGGAGGCCACCCAGTTCATTAAACAGATCTTAGATGGAGTCCAATACCTTCACTCTAAGAGGATCGCACACTTTGATCTCAAG CCAGAAAACATAATGCTATTGGACAAGAACGTTCCACTCCCCCGAATCAAGCTGATCGATTTTGGTCTTGCTCATAAAATTGAAGCTGGGGCGgacttcaaaaatatttttgggacGCCCGAATTTGTTG CTCCAGAGATAGTCAACTATGAGCCACTGGGATTAGAGGCCGACATGTG GAGCATCGGAGTCATCACATATATACT TTTGAGTGGGGCATCACCTTTCCTTGGCGATTCGAAACAGGAAACCCTTGGAAACATCTCAGCCACAAATTATGAATTTGACGAGGAGTTTTTCAGTAGTACCAGTGAGCTTGCTAAGAGCTTCATCCGCCAGCTTCTGGAGAAGGACACAAG TTGTTACTTGCCTTGCAGAAAAAGAATGACTATCCAAGATGCTCTTAACCATCCCTGGATAAAA TCACAAGGCCATGTGGATGAGAGCTCTGTCCTTGAAACCATGAAAAAGATGGAGCCTCAGCAACTGAAGACCAAGCATCTAAAAGAGTACACCATTAATTTTCACACCAGCATGTCCCCAAACAACACCTACGTCAACTTTGAGCGCTTTGCCCATATGGTAGAGGAGGTTTCCCTTATGGAAAATGGCCTGACAGGGGTGACCGGAGCCCACCAGAGTCTGCAGGGGGACGttgacaccctcctctccatctacaCCAAGAAGGAGGCCTTGTACAAGGAGGAGGGCGAAAATGCAAGGAAGCAACTCTCACAGGTGTGCTATGAGTTCCGAAAGGTGGAGGCCTCCAGGAGGCTACTGCAGGAGGACCTGCTGGCAGTGGACGCCAGCCTGGAGAGCATCAGTGGGAGGTACGTCCAGAAGCAGAACCGCCTCAGCACCCTGAGGCAAGAGCTGACCACAGAGCTCCACTGGCTGCAGGAGCTGATGAGGTCCCTAAACCACGAAGGGACTGGCAGCCTGCCTGACAGTCTCAACAAAGACATCAAACATGCTCTGACAGAGCTGATCAACCAGTCCTGCGGAGGAGAACTGGGTCCTGAGGCCAATCAGGACATAAAAGAGTTTAACTAA